The following proteins are encoded in a genomic region of Ovis canadensis isolate MfBH-ARS-UI-01 breed Bighorn chromosome 12, ARS-UI_OviCan_v2, whole genome shotgun sequence:
- the LOC138416163 gene encoding NEDD8-conjugating enzyme UBE2F-like, with product MLTLASKLKRDDGLKGSRASATASDSTRRVSVRDRLLVKEVAELEANLPYEGYYQGGKFQFETEVPDAYNMVPPKVKCLTRIWHPNITETGEICLSLLREHSIDGTGWAPTRTLKDVVWGLNSLFTDLLNFDDPLNIEAAEHHLRDKEDFRNKVEDYIKRYAR from the exons ATGCTGACGCTGGCAAGCAAGCTGAAGCGGGATGATGGTCTCAAAGGGTCCCGGGCATCAGCCACAGCCTCTGACTCCACTCGGCGGGTGTCTGTGAGGGACAGGCTGCTTGTTAAAGAGGTTGCAGAACTTGAAGCTAATTTACCTT ATGAGGGTTACTACCAGGGTGGAAAATTTCAGTTTGAAACTGAAGTTCCTGACGCATACAACATGGTGCCTCCCAAAGTGAAATGCTTGACCAGGATCTGGCACCCCAACATCACCGAGACCGGTGAGATATGTCTCAGCTTACTGAGAGAACACTCGATCGACGGCACCGGCTGGGCCCCCACAAGGACGCTGAAGGATGTTGTGTGGGGATTAAACTCTTTGTTTACTGATCTGTTGAATTTTGATGATCCACTGAATATTGAAGCTGCGGAACATCATTTGCGAGACAAGGAGGACTTCCGGAATAAAGTGGAGGACTACATTAAGCGCTATGCCAGATGA